Genomic DNA from Hordeum vulgare subsp. vulgare chromosome 2H, MorexV3_pseudomolecules_assembly, whole genome shotgun sequence:
AGATTTTTAGTTGAAGAACCACTGCAAAAGAGTGACTACACAAAAATTAGGAGCTATGATGACCTTCGGAATCCCGCGGCTAGCTGTGATGGCACCGCATTGTTAGTAGTAGTACACGCACGGACACGCCATCTTAGGAGCAAACTGCCTGTACTCAGTTAAGTAGTTTGACGAGCTCCATCCTCCTTTTGCCCCCAAAAATGAAGAGTATGAGCTGTGCAAACAGTGTATATAAAGTATTATACTAGAACACCTCACGTGTCTGCATGAGGCATCGGTGATTGGCACAACCTGTACTATACACGGAGGACAAGCTACATTTTTTGTCATTTGGTTAAATGGAACCTGACAAATAACAAGTAGCTGAGAAGTTCGGTCCCCATTTCGGCCTTCCAGTTATAGATAATTCCCTTTACCTGCTacatttttaatatttttttatgATGTAACATTTCAGTATTGAGTGCACTTGTGAAGTTTTGAACTGTAATTTAGTCTTCATAAACTTTAGGAAAGATATTCGGAAGTATCTAGCAACGTGTAAGTTCAAGCATCTCAGTTTTCTTCATTCTTTGTCAACAGTTGGTCAAAGTTGAAATCTGCAACAGGGCCAAAGCCTACTCGATATAAATGTCTAGTTTTAGAGCAACAGGGAGCCAGGGTTGGCCTAAATGGCTGGTTTTTTAACAACTGCATCATTGTCCTATGGGTACATGTGGACAAAGAAAGGCAGCAAACAGTATTATTAAGGCATGTTCTCCAACAGAGTGACCTTTGAGAAATAACAAATCATTTATACAACAGGTGCCTTCTGTGCATATAAAATGATAGCAATGTCAAGGTTCTCAAGGACCACTACTAAAATTTTAAAGCATTAGAGGAGAACTTAAGGCCATGTAGCTACACTAGAGTTAAGGTACAACCTTTTCATGAACCCTTCTTGGACACTCTACTAACAAGCATGTGCAAGGGAACAAAGAAAGCTTACTTGCCTATCTCCATTGCAGGTCATAAACCATGGGATCAGTCAATCTGTCATGGATGGTGCTGTTGAAGCAGCTTCAGATTTCTTCAAACTGCCAAGTGAGACAAAGGAAGAGTTTGCATCAGACGACCTCCGACGGCCTGTTAGATATGACACCAGCTCGAAGGACGGCATTAGCATGTCACGGTCATACCTAAAGCATTATGCCCATCCCCTGAGTGAATGGAAGCAATATTGGCCGGAAAACCCCCCAATCTACAGGCAAAAAAATTCTATAAATCTTCTTACAATCACGAACCATAGTGCCGATTGTGTAATTTCTGACATAACTCTGTTTTGTGTTCACTAAAAACAGGGAATATATGGGAATGTTTGCTGTTGAATTAAGGAGGGTGGCTTTGCAGCTAATGGAAGCCATACTCGAAGGCCTAGGATTGGGTAAGGATTACCAGCGTGAAAAGTTTGAGGAAGGATTGCAGTTAATGTCAGTGAATTGCTACCCCAAAGAATCAGAAGGTGATTCGGCGATAGGGCTGGCGCCGCATTCCGATTATGGACTCCTCACCATCTTGCTCACAAGTTGTCGAGGCCTGGAGGTTGTTGACCGCAACAGCAACAGCTGGAAAGTGGTCCAGCAGCTTCCACATGCGTTGCATGTCCATGTAGGAGACCACATGGAAGTCCTGAGCAACGGCCAAATCAAGACCGTTGTGCACCGTGCTGTTCTGAATCCTGAAGAAGCAAGGATCTCCATTGCTAGCATTCATGGTTTTGCAATGCATGAGAAGGTCTGCAGTGCCAAAGAGCTGGTCAATGAGAAAAATCCCGAGAAGTACAATGGGAGCAGCTTCAACGACTTCCTAGATCATCTCACAAGCAATATGGACAACAAGGATAGGAACTTTCTCGAGAGCCTCATGATGTGAGGAGCGTGAAAGCGGGTAAAATGATGAGCTCCATGCCTACAACAGTTCTTCATCCTCATGCGTTCCGGGCTACTTATCTGCAATAATGGTGCTATGTAAGGAGTCTGTATTGCTTGCCTTGATCTGAAAGTATGTACTGAAGTTTGTTGTTTGCTGTCCTGTTGTTTTTCCCTTCCGTCGCTCTATAGCATTATATGGGTCTGTAACTAGGTAATGAATTGTTCTTCACTTCCTTTcaatcttttatttatttacattTTGGGATATAATATGGCACTGCTGAGATTGGCATTCCAGGGCATGCTGCTTGTAACTGTGTGGGGTACATGATTCTATTTCTCTGCTAATTTCCCCTCTTGTAACTCAATCTCCAGACTGAAACTTACAGAATTATTATGACATGCCGGAGGAGATAAATCGACAGGTCAACTTCAACACCAACTAGGTATGTCCCAAATCTGAAGCAGATGGGTAAACCCGTCAGATCCAAGCTCGTTGCCGAACATGTCACTGTTGGAACGAGATCAAATTGGCAATGCAGAGTCAAATTATCAAGGTCACAGGTCGAACTGCGAATCCTCCATGGGCGGGGCGGGAACGAGATCGGGATGGAAGAGGAACGGGAACCTACCTTGGCAGCAGCAGGTTGGAGTCGAAGCCGGTTGGCGCCAGGTGCGGACAGGCGCCCTCGTCCGCCTTCCACTGGACGCGCCGTGGAACCGCCACCTCTTCCTCCCCGCCTTTGGCGGCTACCCACGCGGCGGAAGAAGCGCCCGTCCGCGCGGAACTCCGCGGCGGCGCGGGTGGGGACATCGAAGAGAACGGCGGCGTCGGGAAGAGATGGACGCCTCTATCCCGTCGCCGATGCAAGGGGGTCGTGTTGCGCGCCGTTGGCCCCGTCCTTGCTGCGGCGAGGAGCTCATGCGGCGGCGGGCGCCGGCGACGGGGAGTGAACGTGCGAGGAGACGTCACCCGCTGAGTCATCTCTGTCGACCCGTCTGCAGGGTTGGGCCACGTCATAAGTCTACGTCAACTATTTGACGTGTGGATATGTTCCATGCCACGCATACTGCAATGGAGCCTGCCTGCCGGCTGTAAGGTCATGACATGACATGTCATTTATAAACCATTTATTATGATTAATATGTGCAAGAGTTGGTTAGAAGAATGTATTATTCCCTCCATTACAGTATATTGGATGTATCTCCAAAACCATAATTTTTCACGATTACAAAAAAATAAGGCGCATGACATTAATTAGCTTATTAATTTGGGTGTTTTGAAAATCGTCTCCACCAATGTATGCGAGGAAGTCGCTCGTTTAATGGACGGGGGTTACTAATGTGTCAGTTTTGTGATTAATTAAATGTTTTTACAACTCGTCGGCTCGGTTTTTCCTACCAATAGAAAAACATCTAGGTCCGAGAATCCTGTGAGATACGTCTAatatactgtgatggagggagtacttatttattatatggtctacctttcattctcacacaaAGTGTCTAGAAGCacatgctagagctggctcttaattAAGAGCCCGTTtacctctctctcctccaactAAATAAAAATATACTACTTTATTTGTTATAATCAGCTGAATCGGTTTTATTGTACTTGCTTTAAGTATGATCATGCCTCTCtgaaaataaaaagggaatctgaTAACCGCGAGGTACTAGCACATGCAAGTCGGACGTTTCCATTGCAAGTTTGATTGCAATTTCTTTTTAACGTAAAAGTTTGATTGCAATTTAGTGAACCGGACATGGCAACTTTGTGCTTCAGTTTATTTTTTAAAGAAAATTACCaattaagagcatctacagctcgATCCTTCATACTTTTCTTAAACATCTTGTTCGGTCACTGACCTGACATAAACATTCGATCCAATCGAACGCCTCAAAAAGATCTCAAACGTTCGGTTTGACTGGCACCCCTCATATTCAGTACAAATATGGGACGGGTAGGAGCTCGGGCGCACCGCATCGACCCCACATATATTCGTTTTTATCCGTTCATTGGGCCAAACCCTAACCACTTTACTTCACTCCCCTTCACTACCATCCGTCACCCTAACTCACCTCCGACGATCTCCGGTCTTGTTCGACATGAAGGACGGCGGATCTGACTCTGACTAGTTCGAACCCATCGACGGAGTCATCCCCTGCGGATTGAAGAAGGTAATAACGCACTATTAAAAAAAAGCCTAGTAATAGCACGGGTTAAACAGCTAGTAGTAGCGCGGATGACCACGCTATTACTAGGACGCTACAACTAACCGATAATAGTTGCGCGGGTGCACCCTGCGCAACTAGTATGTGTGCTAGTAGTAGCGTAGGTGCCATACACACTACTATTAACTATATATAGCATGTGCTTGTGATCCTCGCTACTACTATTAATTTCAACTAGCAAACATGCTTGTGCGTTGCAacagaaaaaataatttttttatcgAACTATCTTTGTGCTCTCCTATAGAAAGCGTGAGAATCAAGATATGGTATGGAAATATGCAAACTTTGATGTTTTTACTATTATTTTCGGCTCACACTATAAGCATCTACAAAAATCACCTCGTGCACATGAAAAGTTGATGTCAAGGAAGACGGATCTTTGATGAAATAACCAACAAAACTATATACTAACATAAGCAAAGATATTAGCATATTGAGTGTCATGATATAAGAGGTTGTTTGGTTCCTAACCATACATTGCCACACTTTGCCACAACTTACCTTAGGCAAGTTTAGCTtatttatcctcctccttctccttcttctccttgttctcttcttgctaaaTCCTACCTCCCAAAATGGATGCAAATGGCCGCGACCTACTCGCGATCCATTGTGCTAAATGCTCTCTACGGAAATGGAATGGAAATGGAAATGGGCGCGACACAGCACGACCATGCCAACCATCATGTCCGTGTCTATCTGAGGAAGGCTCATTGTGACGCGTGTCGTGGAAACGAACCTGACAATAGAGATGAGGGGTACAAAAGGAGATGGTATAGAATCCTAGCTACAACAAGCTTGTACACAcgatgtatgagttcaagcccctctcgtgaagataacaaccctacgtctcagtgctcaggaggCAGGAGCTCTGGTCGTGTGAAGTGTGTGGTACACGGGGTGCGAACCctcgtgccagaggggaggggtggtttAAATAGAGTGCACTACCCCTCATTCAGGCAcaggcaaccaagggttcgaGTAATAAAGACAAAGGCgtgcgttactgataacgtatgtaaTAAGTGTTCTTTATGACACCAGTCGAATGCGTGCTCGTTGGCCTCCCGGGAGTGACTTCTGAACTTCTGTGATCGAGTGGCTTCTAATTCTTTCGAGTGGGTGCTCTACCGACTACGAGTCAGTCGGAATCTTCCTTGGAATATTTAAGTCCTTAATGTTGTGTCCTTggataggacatgtaggtcaggcctatgaccctaccctaggtatatATCCCCATCAACGCGTTCGCGAGATTGTCTCGTCTCAAGGTGTGAAGCTATCGGCAACACTGTTTTCAAGGAAATGACAAAGAAATCATCTTGGGCGGGGTCCACGTGAATATGAGCATGTAAACGTGTGGGGAAATTTCAGGTGTGTGAGCCCCTCCACCCTCCCTAATCCAATCCAATCCGATCCAATCGGAACACTTGCCCGTGATATGACTCTAGCATTACTCCACTACAAACTGACATTACTGTCCcaccactacaggaattagcttctttgccatctgccatcacagacgacaaagagtaaatcccggacgtcAAAGAGAatataacagacggcaaagaatctcacggccgacaatatttctgcgtcagcctatgacggcattgtagcttctttgccgtctgtctccccaaagcggacgacaaagagctttgccatcagcttttcataggagcagtcggcaaagtggtcgagacgacagccgataggcgttgcctccgttaggggctaacggaggctttgccgtctgcctccccctcctccccccctcctctgtgtcgtctgcctcccccccccccacttctttgccgtctgcctcccccctcttctgtgccgtctgcctccccctcttctttgtcgtcagcctccacctcctcccctcctcctctgtgccctcttctttgtcgtctgccccctggaagcagacggcaaagatactatatggccagctgctactgcccaggttgcacagctgggtgccacgtggcacctttgccgttggttagctgatggcaaaggcctttgccatcagctggcagacgacaaagagcctatattgtcacatttttgtttattttttctatttcacagcacatatacatataattcatagcacatatatgataaataggtcacaacacatatatgatatacatatatgttggggaacttcgcatgggaaacgaaaattttcctacgcgcacgaagacctatcatggtgatgtccatctacgagaggggatgagtgatctacgtacccttgtagatcgtacagcagaagcgattagagatcgcggttgatgtagtggaacgtcctcacgtccctcgatccgccccgcgaacaatcccgcgatcagtcccacgatctagtaccgaacggacggcacctccgcgttcagcacacgtacagctcgacgatgatctcggccttcttgatccagcaagagagacggagaggtagaagagttctccggcagcgtgacggcgctccggaggttggtgatgatctcgtctcagcagggctccgcccgagctccgcagaaacgcgatctagaggaaaaactgtggagg
This window encodes:
- the LOC123428274 gene encoding uncharacterized protein LOC123428274 isoform X1, with the translated sequence MTWPNPADGSTEMTQRVTSPRTFTPRRRRPPPHELLAAARTGPTARNTTPLHRRRDRGVHLFPTPPFSSMSPPAPPRSSARTGASSAAWVAAKGGEEEVAVPRRVQWKADEGACPHLAPTGFDSNLLLPSDMFGNELGSDGFTHLLQIWDIPSWC
- the LOC123428274 gene encoding uncharacterized protein LOC123428274 isoform X2 yields the protein MTWPNPADGSTEMTQRVTSPRTFTPRRRRPPPHELLAAARTGPTARNTTPLHRRRDRGVHLFPTPPFSSMSPPAPPRSSARTGASSAAWVAAKGGEEEVAVPRRVQWKADEGACPHLAPTGFDSNLLLPSLKKSEAASTAPSMTD